In Gimesia panareensis, the genomic window AGGGATCTGGCAACACCGAAGTTTCTCAAAAATAAATCCCTCTGATTTCAGCTCACCCTGGCATCAGAATTCAATTACAAAATACTACCTATCATTTTCTATATCAGGAGCGATTAGATGTCGTTTGTCGGCAAGGTACTGGTCGTCGTTCAAGTTGTACTCAGCGTTTGCTTCATGGGTTTCGCCGGAGCTGTGTTTACAGCTCAGACAAACTGGCGCAACGAAAGCCTGAAACTCAAAGACAATGTGGCGAGCCTGCAGAAGAGCATGAACGAGTTGGAGTCTGAGTACAGTAATTACAAAACTGATAAGACTAAAGAGGTAAATGACGCTAAGAGTCAGGCAGAACTGGCAAAAGCCGCCAATGAAGCTTTAACGGCAAAGATAAAAGAGAAACAGAACGACTTGGATACCGTGAGTGCGGAAAGAGACACTTCGGTGGCTCAGGCGGAAACGACCGGAGAAGAAGCGAAGTTCCGTCGTCAGGAATCAGACCGTCAGCGTGTCGTCAATAAAACATTACACAACACAATCAATGATTTGCGGGCCAAGATCAAGAGTCTGGAAGATACAATATTCACTCAGTCAATTCGGGAAAAAAGCCTGGTTGCCAAGCACAACAAAGTCCTGGATGAACTGAACTATCTCAATAAAATTGTGGCCAATCTGGGCATTGATCCCAGTGACCCTGCCATCGCCGGTATGCAGACACCTCCACCTGCGGTAGAAGGCCTTATTATCAACACCAAGAAAGATAAGCGGAATGGAACGAAGTTTGTTGAAGTTTCATTAGGCAGCGATGATGGGCTCAGCAAAGGTCATCAACTGTATGTTTATCGATTTGGCAACAAAGAGAACGGTAATCGTCCCAAATACCTGGGTAAGATTGAATTAGTATATGTCGATCCTGATAAAGCAGTCGGGACTGTGATAGACGCCGCCAAGAACGGTGTGATTGAGAAAGGTGATCATGTCAACTCGAAGCTCTAAGTCTAAAGGGAAAGCAGCCACTGGAGAATCGGGTGGCCCAAACATTTACGTAGGACTCCTGTTTGTCTCACTGGCGGCACTGGTAACCGGGATTGCATTCCTGATTATGCAGCTCGCAGCCTATAACTGGGAAATGGGATAACGGTCCAGCGTTAACAGCAAAACAACACAGAGCCCGCAACCTCATCAGGTAGCGGGCTCTGTTTCTATCCTCTGAGATCTTGATCTGCGATGTTATTCTCCTGACTCAATTTCAAAACCGGCATTCTTCCAGCCACTGAATCCACCATCCATCGAGATCACCTGCGTGTACCCCATTTTCTGCAGGTTGTCTGCGGCCAGCGCAGAACGAAAGCCACCCCCACAGTAGAGGATGATCAGAGCCGAGGTCTCCGGGATCGCTTTTTCAATATCGCGCTCGATAATCCCTTTGCCCAGATGTTTTGCCCCTGGAATCCGAGCAGCATTAAATTCATGGTCCTCACGTACATCAATCAGGTGAAACTCGTCCCCATTCTGAGTACGAGCCTGCACATCGAGTACGGTACACTCCGTCACACGCGATTTAGCATCGTTGACAATATCGAGGAATCGCTGAGAATGACTTTTGCCCATAATTGGTCCCTTTGCTGTTTGAAAAGAACTGGCTCTGACAGGAATACTCAACTGCAGCCCTGTATCAGCACAGTCTAACACGAAGCCAGAAATTTCTCTATCGCCTGGTTCACCTGACCTGGTGCTTCCAGCGGAGCCATATGCCCCACCTGTGAGACTTCGAAACAACTGGCTTGCGGCATCTGCGCAGACACGGCCTGCATGACTGCCGGCGGCGTCAGAATATCCTCACTGCCGACCACCAGTAATGCAGGCACCTCAATCCGCTCCAACATACCAGAAAAATCGCTCCGTTCTGCCATGCCTCGCTGGCTGGCAGCGATCCCTTCTGCTTCCGTAGATTCAATTTCGGCAATCAGATTCTGCCCTATTTCCGGACTCTGTTCTCGCGACGTTACGCTCAAGAGATTGGGAATCATCGCAGAGGCCACTGCCTGGGGACCGTGCCGCAAAACCAGCTCGACCATTTTGAGACGATTGTTGACTCCCTCTTCCGAATCTGCATCGGCGCGCGTATCACAGAGAATTAAGGCTTTCAGTTTTTCAGGAAAATGCTTCCAGAATTCCCAGGCGATATAGCCTCCCATCGAAAGCCCCCCCAGGATCACTGGCTCTTTAATCTCCAG contains:
- a CDS encoding rhodanese-like domain-containing protein produces the protein MGKSHSQRFLDIVNDAKSRVTECTVLDVQARTQNGDEFHLIDVREDHEFNAARIPGAKHLGKGIIERDIEKAIPETSALIILYCGGGFRSALAADNLQKMGYTQVISMDGGFSGWKNAGFEIESGE
- a CDS encoding alpha/beta fold hydrolase — protein: MSQQLIDQSVNGIRMRVCVAGEGPPVLLVHGFPLSHRMWQAQIDHLQQQYTVIAPDLRGFGGSGVTVGTVSMEQHARDLSELLDHLEIKEPVILGGLSMGGYIAWEFWKHFPEKLKALILCDTRADADSEEGVNNRLKMVELVLRHGPQAVASAMIPNLLSVTSREQSPEIGQNLIAEIESTEAEGIAASQRGMAERSDFSGMLERIEVPALLVVGSEDILTPPAVMQAVSAQMPQASCFEVSQVGHMAPLEAPGQVNQAIEKFLASC